In one window of Rhizobium sp. ACO-34A DNA:
- a CDS encoding MFS transporter: MANVAAVSGSPRGMTAEERKVIFASSLGTVFEWYDFYLYGSLALYIGATFFSQYPEATRNIFTLLAFAAGFLVRPFGALVFGRLGDMVGRKYTFLVTILIMGASTFLVGLLPGSATIGIAAPIILIVLRMLQGLALGGEYGGAATYVAEHAPHGRRGFYTSWIQTTATLGLFLSLLIILGIQTLMGREAFAEWGWRIPFLLSALLLGVSVWIRMKMNESPAFKKMKEEGTHSKAPISEAFGQWKNAKVAILALLGAVAGQAVVWYSGQFYALFFLQNVLKVDAQNANIMVAIALAIGTMFFVVFGWLSDKIGRKPIIMAGLLLAVLTYFPLFKAMTEFGNPALAAAQANIRATVTADPKDCNFQFNPTGTAKFTTSCDIATSTLTKNSVPYDVVAGPAGSAATIKIGDATVESYDAIKSADQAKAHDAAMQKSINVALQANGYPLVRGSVKVPDSKLDAFVAANPELALDAAAVRAGEKETVATSQLVTEKLLTAEEAAGATEMPVYTIANGGAFKMVADPASVNWVGVIAVLTVLMIYVTMVYGPIAAMLVEMFPTRIRYTGMSLPYHIGNGWFGGLLPATAFAMSAAKGDIYYGLWYPIVIAAFSFVVGMIFLRETKDNDINA, from the coding sequence ATGGCAAATGTCGCAGCCGTTAGCGGCTCGCCGCGTGGCATGACCGCCGAGGAACGCAAGGTTATCTTTGCGTCGTCGCTCGGCACGGTCTTCGAGTGGTATGATTTCTATCTTTACGGTTCACTGGCGCTTTATATCGGCGCGACCTTCTTCTCGCAGTATCCGGAAGCGACCCGTAACATCTTCACCCTTCTCGCCTTTGCGGCGGGCTTCCTTGTCCGTCCCTTCGGCGCGCTGGTGTTCGGCCGGCTCGGCGATATGGTTGGTCGCAAGTATACCTTCCTCGTCACCATCCTGATCATGGGCGCATCGACCTTCCTGGTCGGTCTTCTGCCCGGTTCCGCCACCATCGGCATTGCCGCTCCGATCATCCTGATCGTGCTGCGCATGCTGCAGGGCCTGGCGCTCGGCGGTGAATACGGCGGTGCCGCGACCTACGTCGCCGAACATGCCCCGCATGGCCGTCGCGGCTTCTACACCTCGTGGATCCAGACAACCGCAACGCTCGGTCTCTTCCTCTCGCTGCTGATCATTCTCGGCATCCAGACGCTCATGGGCCGCGAGGCTTTCGCCGAATGGGGCTGGCGCATTCCGTTCCTGCTCTCGGCGCTTCTTCTGGGCGTCTCGGTCTGGATCCGCATGAAGATGAACGAGTCCCCGGCCTTCAAGAAGATGAAGGAAGAGGGCACCCATTCGAAGGCGCCGATCTCCGAGGCCTTCGGCCAGTGGAAGAACGCCAAGGTTGCCATTCTCGCCCTGCTCGGCGCTGTCGCCGGTCAGGCCGTGGTCTGGTATTCCGGCCAGTTCTACGCGCTGTTCTTCCTGCAGAACGTCCTGAAGGTCGATGCCCAGAACGCCAACATCATGGTCGCCATCGCGCTTGCCATCGGCACCATGTTCTTCGTCGTGTTCGGCTGGCTGTCGGACAAGATCGGCCGCAAGCCGATCATCATGGCAGGCCTGCTGCTCGCCGTGCTGACCTACTTCCCGCTGTTCAAGGCCATGACCGAGTTCGGTAATCCGGCGCTTGCCGCTGCCCAGGCCAATATCCGCGCAACCGTCACCGCCGATCCGAAGGATTGCAACTTCCAGTTCAACCCGACCGGCACGGCGAAGTTCACCACCTCCTGCGATATCGCAACCTCGACGCTTACCAAGAACTCGGTTCCGTATGACGTCGTCGCAGGTCCCGCCGGTTCCGCGGCAACGATCAAGATCGGCGATGCGACCGTTGAAAGCTATGACGCGATCAAGTCGGCAGATCAGGCCAAGGCGCACGATGCGGCGATGCAGAAGAGCATCAACGTTGCCCTGCAGGCCAACGGTTACCCGCTGGTTCGCGGTTCCGTGAAGGTTCCGGACTCCAAGCTCGACGCCTTCGTCGCCGCCAACCCCGAACTCGCGCTCGACGCTGCGGCCGTCCGCGCCGGTGAAAAGGAAACGGTCGCCACCAGCCAGCTCGTCACCGAAAAGCTGCTGACTGCCGAAGAAGCCGCCGGCGCCACCGAAATGCCTGTCTACACCATCGCCAACGGCGGTGCGTTCAAGATGGTGGCCGATCCGGCCAGCGTGAACTGGGTCGGCGTCATCGCTGTCCTGACCGTGCTGATGATCTATGTCACCATGGTTTACGGCCCGATCGCCGCCATGCTCGTCGAGATGTTCCCGACGCGCATCCGCTACACCGGCATGTCCCTGCCCTACCACATCGGCAACGGCTGGTTCGGTGGTCTGCTTCCGGCGACGGCGTTCGCAATGAGTGCCGCCAAGGGCGACATCTACTACGGTCTCTGGTACCCGATCGTGATCGCTGCCTTCTCCTTCGTGGTCGGCATGATCTTCCTTCGCGAGACCAAGGACAACGACATCAACGCCTGA